A single Lactuca sativa cultivar Salinas chromosome 8, Lsat_Salinas_v11, whole genome shotgun sequence DNA region contains:
- the LOC111919704 gene encoding zinc finger CCCH domain-containing protein 47 produces MEGVRFQEKNFMVHLKCSNLLELAAADDVSGFVSEVEEKGIGLDEVGFWYGRSNSCKGKMGFEERTSLMIASVYGSIRVLKYLIATKKIDVNKTSGSDGLTALHCAAAGGALTSIEIVKLLLDAGADVSLTDCNGNKPGDLIARGIKSSMRKGLEMLLKGFVIVEEIVAAKKEYPVDLSLPDINNAVYGSDEFRMYTFKVKPCSRAYTHDWTECPFVHPGENARRRDPKKYNYTCVPCPEFRKGSCVNGDNCEYAHGVFESWLHPAQYKTRLCKDETGCARKVCFFAHKVDELRPLYASTGSAIPSPKSSSVSSGEMVGSMSPSQNSVSTPPMSPSIAPVSSMNGWPNKMNHLTPPVLQLSGSRLRSALNARDLELESLLTQQKQRQQMIDDLSANIYRNNQRFGELQGTNLDDVFGSFELQSPTGHQQIRQNSNQLRGNYTSSPMRKPAGFAFDSSAAVAQAVINSRSGAFSKQRSQSFIDRGTAGSGAMSPQFSQWGSPDGKLEWGFNGEDANKLKKSASFGFRNGVPMNEPAVSWANTLVKDVSSVGVGLYSSSEKQRHGGTGGGGEKLPQWVEQMIREQERLVA; encoded by the coding sequence ATGGAGGGAGTGAGGTTTCAAGAAAAGAATTTTATGGTTCATTTGAAATGCTCGAATTTGCTCGAGTTAGCAGCTGCAGATGATGTTTCTGGGTTCGTTTCAGAGGTAGAAGAAAAGGGTATCGGTTTAGATGAAGTCGGATTTTGGTACGGACGAAGTAATTCATGTAAAGGAAAGATGGGATTTGAAGAACGAACTTCTCTCATGATTGCTTCGGTTTATGGAAGCATTcgtgttttgaaatacttaatCGCTACTAAAAAAATCGACGTCAACAAAACCTCCGGTTCCGACGGTCTCACCGCCCTCCACTGCGCAGCCGCCGGCGGGGCTTTGACCTCCATTGAAATCGTGAAGTTGTTACTTGATGCAGGGGCGGATGTTAGTTTAACAGATTGCAACGGGAATAAACCCGGCGACTTGATAGCTCGTGGCATTAAATCCTCCATGAGAAAAGGTTTGGAGATGTTGTTGAAGGGTTTTGTTATCGTCGAAGAGATTGTTGCCGCGAAAAAGGAATACCCTGTTGACTTATCTTTGCCGGACATAAACAATGCGGTGTACGGCTCCGATGAGTTTAGGATGTATACGTTCAAGGTGAAGCCATGTTCCAGAGCTTACACTCACGATTGGACAGAATGCCCGTTTGTTCATCCCGGCGAGAACGCACGGCGGCGTGACCCTAAGAAATACAACTACACCTGTGTCCCATGCCCGGAGTTTCGTAAAGGAAGCTGCGTTAATGGAGATAACTGTGAGTATGCACACGGAGTGTTTGAATCTTGGCTTCATCCGGCTCAATACAAAACTCGTTTATGCAAAGATGAAACTGGGTGTGCCAGAAAAGTGTGTTTTTTTGCTCACAAAGTCGACGAGTTGAGGCCTTTGTATGCTTCCACCGGCTCAGCCATCCCTTCGCCCAAATCATCGTCTGTTAGTTCCGGCGAAATGGTGGGTTCGATGAGCCCTAGCCAGAACTCTGTTTCGACACCACCAATGTCGCCTTCTATTGCTCCGGTGTCTTCCATGAACGGGTGGCCGAACAAGATGAACCATTTGACGCCGCCGGTGCTGCAGCTTTCCGGTAGTCGTTTACGGAGTGCCTTGAATGCACGAGACTTGGAGTTGGAGAGCTTATTGACTCAACAGAAACAAAGGCAACAAATGATTGATGATTTGTCTGCAAATATTTACCGCAACAACCAAAGATTTGGGGAGTTGCAGGGTACGAATCTCGATGATGTTTTTGGATCTTTTGAATTGCAATCTCCAACTGGGCACCAACAAATCCGGCAGAACTCTAACCAGCTCCGGGGAAACTACACGTCTTCTCCGATGAGAAAACCGGCAGGTTTTGCTTTTGATTCATCGGCGGCGGTTGCTCAGGCGGTGATCAATTCAAGGTCTGGTGCGTTCTCGAAACAACGTAGCCAGAGCTTCATTGACCGAGGCACGGCAGGTTCAGGCGCCATGAGTCCACAATTTTCGCAGTGGGGTTCGCCTGACGGGAAACTGGAGTGGGGGTTTAATGGTGAGGATGCTAACAAGCTCAAAAAGTCTGCATCTTTTGGGTTTAGAAATGGCGTACCGATGAATGAGCCAGCAGTTTCATGGGCGAATACGTTGGTGAAAGATGTTTCGTCGGTTGGCGTTGGTCTGTATAGTTCATCGGAGAAGCAGAGACACGGCGGCACTGGTGGTGGTGGAGAGAAGCTGCCACAATGGGTCGAACAGATGATCAGAGAGCAGGAGCGGTTGGTGGCATAA